GGTAAAATCAGCTCAAAGATGAAATAGGGAGAAAAGTCTGCTGATCTGCCACATAATCACtcgatcagaatcagaataagaaaagaaagtaacacaaggaatttgccttggtggttggtgcttaataaacaaacatattggacattaatttgaaataaacaataaatgcagaaacaaatacatacaaaatagctgtttagaaaaaaaaaagaaaatagaggCTGAATGGATTGAGTGCATACTGtgcaaaaaagatatatagtatgtgcaatgggcaggtgtatagtccaggatgtaggttaatgcaaagtgtagtgACTAGGGGTCAGCAGAGTTTCCTCCCAACACCTCCAAGTCAAcggaaaataaaaacattacagtTTCAGTTGCTGATGTTTTTAGTTGAAAAAATGCCATTGAGATATGTTGTTGATATGCAGATTgggtttgtctttttttataatagctcatttttatgttttgtgatgttttgataataactatttaaaaaatgtaaatttaaatttagtatttttaatctttttattaATCAATGTCATGTTTTTACTGAGACACTGACTGAatatgttgtatgtgtgtgcagcaATAAACCATATTTTGTaaagaaatgaatgaataaacctTTATTGTGAATACTGTGCAGAACATAAACCTTTCTTCGAGGCATCATAGCTACCAATGTCGtttcttgattaaaaaaaacccagtaaaatacagtaaacTGCAGACCCTGAAAAATTTTGCAAAATGAATCAATTCATCCTGGAGGATGATGGTGTTTGCTGGACTCTGCTGAGCTGTGATGAAAATGTTACCAGAGGAAAAAGGCATCCCAGCTAAATGCCCACAATTCATACAATTTGATAGATTGGCAGGAATACAAACACAGCAAACTGAAAATTAAAGACAGGCAGAAATGTATACACAAGTCTTACTCTTATTTATTGACTTTTACCTTCCATAGACACAGCTaggacaaatactgtatgtctgtgaTACACAAAGAGGCAAATAGAGAAAGCTAATGTATTGAAAGAAACTTTAATATTTATAGTTGAACCAGCCACCATAGACCAAAGGACCAGTGAGGGTCATGTATGAGTGGGAGACGtcttgaaaaacaaaactgaacCCTAACTcatgatattgtacgaaaacttttgcacaacaatttgtatgatattATATGAAATTAAAGTGactggtcacatgacagtttaGTTTAGCTTAGTCTTTAGAAttaaatttagccgagaaaagaACGATTTTAAACCTGGTACGGAGCAACGTGAACTgttgcagttaagtttagtCGATAAAAGGTGACTGTCATGTAGCAAAaacagttatgtttaggcaccaaaacgactagttaagattagaaaaaagattgtgctttggtttaaaaaacggaACAGGAACACTCGTTTCCTGGGTGAACgttttgtgttttccccttaatgTCTTCCGGGATATAAACACCACTTCCCCGCCTTAAAGCCCTGTTTTTTATTACCCAAACATCCACCCGACCTTCCCCCTATGTGGAgctaagattagaaaaaagattgtgctttggtttaaaaaacagtcctcttaagtagtactcccgaCACAGGAACACTTGTTTCCTGGGTGaacttttttatttgttttaccaTTAACGTCTTCCGGGACATGAACGCCATTTCCATGCcttaaagccctgtgttttattacttgtactgtactttattgtcacatacacatacatgtagcaaaATTcatttctctgcatttaacccatccctcaagggagcagtgggcagccatttacagtgcccggggaccaactccagatctgtgCCAGTGCCTTtatcaagggcactgactggagaacctagtacatgttttttgatggtgggggaaaccggagcacccagaggaaacccacccaaacatggggagaacatacaaaaTCCACACAGAAAGGGTCGGAACGACCAGGAtttgaacccagaaccttcttgctgtgaggccacaatgctaaccattgggcccaACGTCCACCCGACCAAACATCCACCCGACCTTCCCCCTATGCGGAGCTTACATTTTGTAGCTATATGTataaatggttcatgagaacagctttCTACaagctttctttcttttgtgtgGTTTGTGTCTAAGAAGCTTAAATTATCACCAGCATCAGTAATGTCTaaaattaaacataaaataagATATAAAGCAGGCCTTTTGAAAATAGTCAAGCGTTTATCTGTGGTTACTGAACGTTTTCTGGTTTGGACAGTCTGATAATAACCACACCAAGTGGTAACAGAACTGTGAAACCTTTTCTAGTCCATCTAATGAAGGCTGctacatttgtttgtgtttctcaaAGCTGTACTAAAATGTTTGCAGCTAAACTGTGCAACAACAAACCGCATAAAAAGCACATAAGATGACTTGTTTCTTAATTGTACTCTTCTAATCTCCCCACATAGGATGGAGAGATTGAAGTATGATGGTACATGAAATACTTTATCTTATTGACCAAAGTCATTCATTAAACTCTTTACACAGTATTCTCTGTCATTTACTCTTCGTTTGTTCCGTCTGGCAGTTACCTTCACATTTACAGTTAGAGGGAATCAGTTGGTTTTGTGTGACTCTGAGTTTCCCAGAGTGCAGCAGTcctaccagcagcagcagcagagccacCATTAAAATGGTGAAAACTGTCCTTAAGATGAGGTAAATATGACAGGAGCAGTCTAAGGGGGGATGAGTCTCTCTGTGAAGTGctgcaaagacagaaaacaggtgTTTCAATGCATTATGTGCTTGATAGGGTACATAAGGTGATGCAaattcatttatatagcaccgtATAGAGATGCTTGTTGAATCAGTGActtcttttaaatcacttcttaaaacacacttttatagACTTGCTTTTATGTGATGTCATGTTTTTATCGTCATTGTCTTTTTTCCGTATCACCTGTTAATGtcattttgttaattttatcgtttttttctgtcctttaaaGCTGCCCCATCTTTCCTTTTTCACTATTAAAATGATGTGTACATATGGGTATGtgattttgttttctgtgtaaaagcactttgtgatctattgtttttaaaggtgctatacaaattaatgtattattattaatactaTCATCATACACAGAGACCATTTAAAGTGTTTCACATGCAAAACAGCAACACAGAAGGATGCAATGACATCAATACAAGTATGCCATTTTATAATGGTGCAGAGAATTTTAAGACCAAACACATAAAATACCCATAAACTACACAATGACGCTAACTTAGTTTTTAAAACGGCTACAGTTGTGTCATGTCTTAGTTCCAAGGGGAGCAGATCCCATTAGTGGGCAGCATAATGGCTAAAACCCATTTCAGCACACTTGGATTTAACTCTGGGCACAACTAACTGATGAGTTTTGAAACCCTGTTATTTCTCACCTCTGACAGCCAGCCAGCTCTGCGGTGACTCTCCAAACTCAGAGATGCTGCACCTGTAAAGTCCTTCATTAGATTTAGAAACAGCACAGATGGTCATCTCTCCTGTGGAGCTGGTGCCGATGGGGAGGTCATCTTTATAGAACTCCGCTATGAGGGCTGAGGAGGACATGTGGCTTCTACAGCGAAGAGTCACAGCGTCTCCCTCCATCACAGGGAGAGCAGGACTTTCCAGGATCACACCCTCAGCTAAAAAAACAGgattaaataactaaataaatgtatCAGTTTTAATAGAACTGGTCTATCCACAAACTGACAATTAGTCATTAAACAGCAACAAAGTTAAGGTGCAGTGTGGATGTATAAGCACAGGAATACACTGTGTAAAAAGTTTTAATAAAGTATTTCAAACACACTATTAGAAGTTGCTTTACAGTAACAAAAGAGCTACAGTAAGTAAAGAAACAAACCTGGATTTAGCCAAGAATAAGTCATGTCATTTACGTACACAAATCATAGGTTTATGTTAAATTTCTACtgcatgttttattattttaatttcaatgtttgtttgtttggaggTTTAAAGGACAATAGTAACGTGTTTTGGTTGTTTAGGCCCCTTTACTTTTagtaaatacaatacaatataatacaatacagcTATTGTTATTTACTACAAACTATGTACTCATAAGTTATTGCTGATAATCTTCCGCAACATAAAATGGCAATGGAATTTATTTTCACAAACGTTTAGTTCAGCTTTTCTGCatcttttattttacaaaattaAATATACGTATTTTGGGGATAATGGGTTATCAATAAATACTTTTTGTGAATAAATATGTCCATTACCGGTGATAGTGATGTTGACAGTGTTGCTTCTCTCTTCTCCAGTCTCACACCAGTACTCCCCACTGTCTGTTGAATAAACGGGTTTGATGGCGCAGACGGATGCTGGTATTGTCACCCAGGTACTGACACACTCGCTGACCTTTCCCGTTTCCTTGATCATTCTCATGACAGTCCACCCAGTCGTGGTGTTAAAACCCTCACAGTTAATAGAGATGGAGCTGTATTCAAAGAGCTGCAGTTTGGTTGGAACAATCACAGCTTCTAAGACGGAGATACAGAGAATGGATTATATTAACTCGAAATACTCTGATGATATGATATTTGCCAGATATTCTCACCCTTCGCATAAAAAAATGAGTTACAATAATACAGTTGAATTAATAAACTTTTGCTTGGAAATTAAGAGGGCCATGTTATAATACATTAAAACGCACATATTTTTGTGTCAGTATAAATTGACTGACTGGTACTTACCACTTTCCTGAGAATAATTAAGGTTAACTTGTGCAATCAGCAGCATCAACACATTCATCACTGTAGGGATGAAAAAGAGTATCAGATAGAGATGTTTATATTTGGGATTTcaatgtctgtatgtatgtataacaATTATTCATTATATCAATGTAATATGAACTCtttaagtaataaataaataactttttaCAGCCTTTAAACTTTTTTCGTCGCCAAGTGTCACATGAAGGTGGACTCAGTACTCACACAGTCTGATGCAGAGAGCTGTGACCTCCATGTTGTCTTCCTGCTGACTGTCTGAACATCAGACTGAAAACAGCTGACAAGTAATGTAGGTGAGAACCTCCCCTTCCTGTGTGGCCAATGGATGCAGCTGACACAAAAGTAAGCTACTGCTGAACCTAGAGTGGCCATGTTTTAATATCTGCTCTTAAATCCCTGTTATCAAAAACCCTCTTCCGGCCATAACACATGGTGGAAGCGGAGTATTGCTGTAAagtgtttttacattttccttCTGTACATATTACAATGTGTGGAAtctggctgcagggattttcTCTCATTTGGCCACAAGAGCTTTAGTGAGgtcaaaccatagactgtaaaaatcgAATACAATATTATAAtttaatactttcacccaggaaatgcgtgtttgtttgttcctcgggagtgttttaatccaaaccacaatctttttcctaatcttaactagtcggtTTGgcgctgttgttgtttttcatggCTAAATGCCAGAGCTGTATCTCTTCTAGCCACAACCCTCTGTACCCCCTGGACAGTGGTTCAGAGTCTGACCAAGAGACTTAAACCACCACATTTTATACAGTTGGCTTCACCTTTTAACCCTGACAAGTTAAAGCTATTCTCAGATATGGCATTTGAGATGTCTAACAACACCTAGTGTGCGGTCTCAAAGAAATGTGGACCGCTGCTGCTTATTAATCTTTCGGCCTAAAGTCAGCGCAGTACGTTCAAACCACAACTTCTGGTTTCGTAAGATAAGTGCGCATCTGGAGATGTACTAAGCCACAGGGTTCAGTCTGGGGACAAGGTATTGCAAAATTAGCAtaataagaaaagaaataaaatacacagtGGAGCATACTAAACTAaagacaaaacaataacaacTGTAGGCTGCAACATTTTTGAAGCAGGACACATGCTTGGGATTAAAAATCAGGATATCTTGGCCTCTATTGTACTGACTTGGACCATCTGTCTCTTTAAGGACGATCAATACTAAATCGCTGGAGTACCCCATTAACAGTTACAGTACTGTGATTGTAGGATGTTAAGCGGTTTAAATTATATATTGTAATtgtttcagaccaaactaaatcTTTGGggcttcattttatttttatcagaTAGTGCAGAATgcagatagacaggaaagggggagcgAGAAGaggtgacacgcagcaaaggttTTTTACGTGCCATAATACAAGTCAGTAGCTTGTGTATTCTAATTATATTAATGATTTAATACGTATATGTGACATTTTTACAAGCTGCTTCAGTACTTGACCACAGCAGTTCTGTTCTTATAAACAACCACTTCAGATGTGAGGGACAGAAAGGGAAGCTAGAAAGATGTGGTTTAACTGTCAGGCTCATAAAAATAGACGCTGATGCTGCGAGAGAGCTTAGAACCACATCTGTccatttttttgaaatactttgAACAATCATACAGCTGCACTTATTTCAAAATCAATCATTTTATAAACAGTTATGGatattttatactttattatGAGAATACACAACACTCCACACTAATgtcatcaaaattataacatttaaaataaagtcCACACACTATACATCCATATAACATTTAAGTCAAAATATTACGGACTTAAAGCAGAGTAACTGTAACTGTGTCCCAGTCAGACATCTCTGCTCTCAGTGACCTGGGggatacatacataaacataataaagaTTGCACAATGGAATATACTACACTCACTGAAAATCTTTTTGGGTTCATACAAAATAATTATTGTGGGTTTACTGTAGACTTCTCTACTTCTTTCAATATTACTGATTCTTACCTGATCAATCGTATAAATATAAGGCATATGTATCTGTTGTACCTGTTGCGGGAGTGTCGATGACTGGTGTCACTGAAAAGTTATTTTATATATTCTTTCATCTAATTTTAAAACTCAGTGGTTGCTACATTAGTTTAACCATGGAGGAGATGAGTTGGAGTACAGTACTGTGCACTGAGGGGGGAAATGTTGAGCCATAAAACTTGACGCAAACACAAAGTAGAGGTAACGCAAACCTCTTACTGTTCCGTTTGAGAATAGCAAGATATTAAGAATAGATGAAATGTGGTAAACAATAATTATCTTTGTCTTTTGCTAAAACAACTTCTATAATGAAGATACTGTAatctacaaatacatacatggtttgtgttcttcacctgttTCGGttttaggccggttacacactggaagcGTCTCGCGAGCGTTTCAGCCACGTGgtgtgtccgtttatatttcagcttccatgttaacaggttagagcttacacactgcctgcgtgagacgcgcgtctcgagccgcgcctgagacgcgtgcctgctagaaatagaaccgacgcctattttcacgcgagacgcgagcgtgttggaagcgtttccatgcaaaatagaataggaaaatatgtttagcctatatgtcatttagacacgaaagcatattaataaatgacatcttgatgtttgaaagtctcgaggttttgacatcaatgtagaaaatttcagagaaaagattttcaaatatagcacctgtcatacagaacgaaatattctgtaacatattttgcagtcaatactgccgacgttgtcttactttaatcaaatcagtaggctatatatttattttaagtttaacaactctctccccatacgtgGAACACGCCTATAAAGGGtagaataggctacaataagtgtgtgttctgagtgacggtccagctacacaaagttgttataaacagacagcccacttacccatttttcagactttgaatgtgtcggcgctatgtcccgagatcagccctccctgtacctagcagcaggagcagcgccacgtcacacacgcttctggtgtgtaggacacagaaaaatccacgcagcggccacgcttctgagacgcaacagaaacgccacgctcgcgcggcgcatccagtgtgtaaccggccttaccTGAGTGACATCTTGGCATTGACTTCTTTGACAAAAAGCAGACTAACACTCTAgtacagaaaagaaaacagtCAGAGGATGCATTCATGGCCCGTCTTGTTTTGCTGTTGGTATCATCGTGGTCTTGTCTGTTTGCTCCCTGCCATCCTGTATTTCTGcagttttctttcttctttggaAACAAATACATATAGGCTGTACGTTGGAAATTGGATTTACTTAATTCTAAGTAAGTAGTCAGTAACTAACATTTGaataaaataatgaatgagTAGGTTCTATAAAAAAAGGACATGGCCTTTGCTTGTACTGTGTCTTTTTAAAGTCACTTTCCTGTATAAAAGGCAATGCtgcatacatacagtaaacTTTCAATTCAACAGTTTCCCTCCCGTTTGTACACAGATAACATGCACCATGATTATGAAACTCAACTTGGAACTGGAGAAATGGATGAGCTTGTAGCAGTCAGTCCAAAAATGAGGAAGAACAGGAAGATGTGATTTATTtagttgtatttatttattatacaaCTACATTTAGTATTGATGCAACAGAAGAAAGGACTCTCCAGGGACACACAGATATCACAGCTGGAGAAGTTGCAGGGAGAGCGGTGGGAGAATGAGAAGGAACTTAAATAGTAAATACAGATAGGATAAACatgataaatgaaaaaaatattagcGGTAAAAAGGAACTGGACCACAAAAAGACTAATGGCATtgaatttaaattattttagatTTATATTGCTATTAATTTGAGAACCACCGACACAATCTAAAAACCCAAATCCAGCACAAGCAGAGTGATAgtataaaacatatatatttttcagaTTTTTGCTTAACATCGTTCTCTATTATGATCAAGTCTTTCCTTCATTGAACATAATTTATGTGACACGTAGCGACTGAATTTGGGAATTTGTAAGTAAAAATGTTGTAAGGTTGTCTTAcactcatttcttttttttaaccaatgttACAAAATCGCTCCATTTAAGTCAAGCTTTAAGGTTTACTGTTTATTGGTTCAGTGGATTGAATGCATAATGATCTCTTACTCAGTGACCAGGGCAAACTCATTTACTTTTACACACTAAAAATACACTAAATAAAGAGAAATAGATTTGAATTCTCACAATGGAGAaccaaaaatgttttctaaTCATTTAACAATATTTTAAGCAATTTTCAGTTGCATTAaacattttacatacatttgtaGATCCTGAAATAAGATAATTAACTTCAAAGCATTCAAGGTAGGGTTGTTCATATTGTTTCGTCCGCCTTTATATTAAAAAAGGACTTCCTTTATATGTTACTAACAATGTTTGGCCTTTGGAGGACATCATTGAGCTACACATGTTCTCTTAACACAGCAGGTCTATCATTGTATCTGTGTTGGcatgctttttttgtgttttaaagataatttttcatCATATCGATGTGTGACCCTTTAACTGCACGGATTACCTTTTTTAATGTATATGAATTTATATAGGATATACAAACTCCACCCTGTAATAATATTACATGGTCTAGATTTGACCATCTCATTACTGTTAGTGTGTCTGCCTCAGGTCAAACTGTTTAAATCATAGTTGGCAGTTGACCACAAAAGGTTTagaggctgcagcagcagcgtCTGAACAGGCAGAGCAGATAGAACAAGGTGGTTTAACTGTGAAACTATAAGAAACAGCTACCTTTTAAAAATAGACTGATTTGAGTCAGTATAAGCTCTTAGATAGAGGCTAATCTCAGAGACTAAGAATCATGTCAGTCTATGTTATTCAAAAAGATACCACTCATTTAGGGACTGATACCAAAAGCTGACATTAACTGCTGATTTGTTTTTTATCTATTGGTTTTACAGACTATAAAGAgcttaaaataatgaaaaagtacttttactaaagccaTTGGCAAGGTTCAGGTTGGCTCAGTTGCACTCTGGAATGgttgtaatttaaaatatacagaaaatatttcaaaaacttttgaatgtacatcaaaaaatataaaaacattttcatagtTTGAAAAGTTACAAATTACTGTAGAGCACAAATTAAAGGTTGCAATTTTTCATCTTGCACACAGTATGTAACTGAGCTTTAACAGTTTCCCTCCATCCTTCAGTCAGTATTCAGTGTTTTGGCTGTCAGTGACCTAGAAGAGACAGGTCATACAAAGACAACAGCTGTCAATATAGCAAAAAACGAAATAAAATTATGATATGATACATTTAGCTCCTTTGTAACCTTATTTTTGTCATGGCTAGtattgtgtgtatctgtgtgaatTTGCTATACTTTTGTATAATTTATGATGCAGATTACAGCAAGTATGCATTTGCTATACTCTGTATAATTTTTATGCAGATGATACCAGGTTTTATATAACCTACTAATTGACTCATCAAAAGTATTGCCTTGTATAAGTAACTGGCTTTAATTGACAATTCATTAATCAAATTTAATTAACCTTATATAACTATGATCAAATGTATTTCATCATAGCTTCTGaatttagattagattcaattgtattgtcattgtgcagagtacaagtacaaagacaacgaaatgcagtttgcgtccaaccagaagtgcaaaaaaagcagaaaagtgcaatgtgatatacaaagtatagacaggtggtgcataggcaggacaagaaatattttGCAGCGTTATGAGAGCAGAATGAATATGGCTATGTAGGTTAATTGTCACCGGGATGCAGAACAATAGTTCAGTAGGGTGATAGCCGCTGGAATGAAGCTTCCTCTGAACCTGCTGGTACGGGTGCGGAGAGACCTGAAACGCCTCCCGGAGGGGAGTGGGATAAAAaggctgtggttggggtgagaacAGTCTTGATGATGCTGCGCAGGCATCGCTTGCCCCAAATTTATGATTATCATGATCAAAGAAGGACCAGATTTGCTCAACTGGACTCAAAGTTAACCTTCACTTTTGTGATAGGTTTAatgtaatattttaatataattatataaagaTAATCCAATTAACTTGTTTTGCTTCATGAGATGGCTGGAATTAAGGGTTTGATAAATCTTAAACACTGTTCGACTTAACTACATAACTTTCTTATCATAGATCCTGATATATTCATTGGCCATTCTTTTAATGTCCCACTGTCAAGATCTAGCACTCAATGTGTCTTCTTGAAGTCAAACTAATCTGTACTAAAATaacagtgtaagcagttgaCCACAGTTATGCTATTTAAAAGCTGCAACACCTCCATTCTTGTAAACAGCATCTTCAATTGTGTGAAAAGAGAGTAGCTAGAACAAGGTGGTTTCACTGTTCCACTCATAAACCGCTCCCTCTTAATAATAGTCACTGATGCTCTCAGTAAAATGAAGCTCTCTGAAGACTAATGTTGATAATTATTACTGAGAACCACATTATACTGGCTGGAATTGAATCTTGAATATACCAAGTTTGTTCAATTTAGATGGATAAATTGCATTGTGTGAATGCAGTTATCCCTTTTTCCAACAACTAAGACATAACCTGTTGCATCTGATGAGGTTTGTGCTCCACTTTCAGTCCACTGTTATGTAATTCCTTTTAATTAAATATGAGATAGTACCAAGTAAAGTATCTCTTACCATTCTCTTTGTTTTGACAACAGCATACACAGGTGCCGTTTGATCAGCTAAATTTGCCTCATGATAACctgtaatattaaaaaaatatgtcaacaaaactATGAACTAGAAATTATTAAGTAGGTATGTAGATAATTTCTTGTTACCAGTTGAGACAGGTGACAATTTAGTTGTTTATACAATCCTAAGAACCTGTCCCCGGTCATGATTAGTGTAATGTTCTCAGTTTAATCATGTGAGAAGTGATATCTCTGAAAAGCTTTCGGAAAAGCTTCACAGTTATAAACACTTTCAAGACATACTATTCTAATAAAAGACCTATGTGAACACATTTCACATGTGACATGTGTGCTTTATTTGGTCgttgcaacaacaaagcaaattATGTCACAACCACAGCAGCAGACATAACTGTGCAACTTCGAAGCTAAGAAAGACCTATGctcaacattaaacacaaatcaAGTATAATGAAAATAGAATAAGATTAATTTAAAGAAGTACCCATTTTTGTCTTGTGCTCTGTCATATTAACGTATATATCCATGTGTTGTGCTACATTGGCATGTTCACAGACTGCAACAAATAATGATACATTTATATTTCAACAGAAGCCATATGCAGTAATGGTAAGACAAATTATGGATACAtttaaatttataaaaaataatctttacatATTTAGCCATGTACCATTTCCTCTTGATTGACAGCCACAGTTGGAGATACTACAAAACTTACATTGAGGTTGAATAATATAGGAAGGATGAAGTCAGGATCAAAGGCTAACTTACTAATATTACCTAAATTAATTctcttttaataataatgtactaTATGCTTCATGTTCCTCTCATATGTGATAGTTACCTGGGTCTGATCCTGTTGTTGGCATCTTGGATGATAAGCACACAACTATACggggaaaaaaatggaaaaagaggcagaatttgaaaaataatattaaagttGTATATCTGGCAGAGGTTTCATCATAAAAAGTCCAATCAATTCCAGGAAAAGGATGCTTCTGACACTAAACAAATCATCCAATGTGAACTTAATT
The sequence above is drawn from the Sander lucioperca isolate FBNREF2018 chromosome 17, SLUC_FBN_1.2, whole genome shotgun sequence genome and encodes:
- the LOC116052139 gene encoding low affinity immunoglobulin gamma Fc region receptor II-a-like — its product is MEVTALCIRLLMNVLMLLIAQVNLNYSQESEAVIVPTKLQLFEYSSISINCEGFNTTTGWTVMRMIKETGKVSECVSTWVTIPASVCAIKPVYSTDSGEYWCETGEERSNTVNITITAEGVILESPALPVMEGDAVTLRCRSHMSSSALIAEFYKDDLPIGTSSTGEMTICAVSKSNEGLYRCSISEFGESPQSWLAVRALHRETHPPLDCSCHIYLILRTVFTILMVALLLLLVGLLHSGKLRVTQNQLIPSNCKCEGNCQTEQTKSK